From Flavipsychrobacter sp., a single genomic window includes:
- a CDS encoding NAD-dependent deacylase has product MKPKLVALTGAGISAESGLKTFRDSDGLWEGYDVMEVATPEAWAKNPELVLDFYNMRRRNVADAIPNKAHEVLAELEAHFDVHIVTQNIDDLHEQAGSTNVLHLHGEIFKARSESNESLIFPMYRDMYLGEMAMDGSRLRPHIVWFGEPVPMIEEAVPIMSAADVFVLVGTSLAVYPAAGLVDYVPDRVDKYVLDKVIPSVGRYNNVIKIEKPATEGALLLKEALLAGLQ; this is encoded by the coding sequence TTGAAACCAAAATTAGTAGCCCTTACAGGGGCGGGTATAAGTGCAGAAAGTGGATTGAAGACCTTTCGTGATAGTGATGGACTATGGGAAGGTTATGATGTAATGGAGGTAGCCACCCCCGAAGCATGGGCAAAAAATCCTGAATTGGTACTGGACTTCTATAATATGCGTAGAAGAAATGTAGCTGATGCCATACCTAATAAAGCACATGAGGTGCTTGCCGAGCTGGAAGCTCATTTTGATGTACATATTGTTACCCAAAACATAGACGACCTTCACGAGCAGGCAGGCTCTACTAACGTGCTGCATTTGCATGGAGAGATATTCAAAGCCAGAAGTGAGAGTAATGAATCTCTAATATTCCCCATGTATAGAGATATGTACTTGGGAGAGATGGCTATGGATGGGTCGAGGTTGAGGCCACATATAGTATGGTTTGGTGAGCCTGTGCCTATGATAGAGGAGGCTGTGCCGATCATGTCGGCAGCAGATGTGTTCGTTTTGGTTGGTACTTCTCTTGCTGTATATCCTGCGGCTGGTTTGGTAGATTATGTACCCGATAGGGTAGATAAATATGTATTGGATAAGGTGATACCTTCTGTGGGTAGGTATAATAATGTCATCAAGATAGAGAAACCTGCTACAGAGGGAGCTCTGCTTTTGAAAGAAGCGCTTTTGGCAGGTCTACAGTAG
- the ftsY gene encoding signal recognition particle-docking protein FtsY — protein MGIFDKLFKRSKEQEVQKEALDEGLKKTKEGFFSKLTKAIAGKDKVDDEVLDSLEEALVTADVGIKTTVDIIERIEARVSKDKYLGTAQLNDILQEEIMGMLTDAPSNDFETFDLPKDKQPYVLLVVGVNGVGKTTTIGKLAYNYKKNGKKVLLGAADTFRAAAVDQLTIWSDRVDVPIVKKEMGSDPSSVAFDAVQSAIARESDIVIIDTAGRLHNKAGLMEELSKIRRVIGKKLPDAPHEVLLVLDGSTGQNALEQAKQFTAATNVNSIAVTKLDGTAKGGVVLAIANEFKIPVKFIGVGEKMEDLQVFNKAEFVDTLFSLNK, from the coding sequence ATGGGAATTTTTGACAAGCTCTTCAAAAGGAGCAAAGAGCAAGAAGTACAAAAAGAAGCACTTGACGAAGGGCTAAAGAAAACCAAAGAAGGTTTCTTCTCTAAGTTGACCAAGGCTATTGCCGGTAAAGACAAAGTAGATGATGAGGTTTTAGATAGCCTGGAAGAAGCTCTGGTAACAGCTGATGTTGGCATTAAAACAACTGTAGACATCATTGAGCGTATTGAAGCCCGTGTATCTAAAGATAAATACCTAGGCACAGCACAGCTTAACGACATACTGCAAGAAGAGATAATGGGCATGCTTACTGATGCCCCTAGTAACGACTTTGAAACCTTTGACCTACCTAAAGACAAGCAACCCTATGTATTACTTGTGGTTGGTGTTAACGGTGTAGGTAAAACAACTACTATTGGCAAGCTGGCATATAACTATAAAAAGAATGGCAAAAAGGTATTATTAGGCGCTGCCGATACCTTTAGAGCTGCAGCTGTAGACCAGCTCACTATTTGGAGCGACCGTGTTGATGTACCTATTGTGAAAAAAGAAATGGGTAGCGACCCTAGCTCTGTAGCCTTCGATGCCGTACAAAGTGCTATAGCAAGAGAATCTGATATTGTGATCATAGACACCGCAGGACGTTTGCACAATAAAGCAGGCCTGATGGAAGAACTAAGCAAAATAAGACGTGTAATAGGCAAGAAACTACCAGATGCACCACACGAGGTATTGTTGGTACTTGATGGCAGCACAGGGCAAAATGCATTGGAGCAGGCTAAGCAATTTACCGCAGCTACTAATGTCAACTCTATTGCTGTTACCAAACTAGACGGTACTGCTAAAGGAGGCGTGGTACTGGCTATTGCCAATGAGTTTAAGATACCTGTTAAGTTCATAGGCGTAGGCGAAAAAATGGAAGACCTTCAAGTATTCAACAAAGCTGAATTTGTTGATACTTTATTTAGCTTGAACAAATAA
- a CDS encoding NADP-dependent isocitrate dehydrogenase encodes MSKIKVANPVVELDGDEMTRIIWKFIKDKLILPYLDLDIKYYDLGVEHRDATDDQVTVDAANAIKKYGVGIKCATITPDEQRVEEFKLKQMWRSPNGTIRNILDGTVFREPIVIQNVPRLVPNWTAPICIGRHAFGDQYRATDMVIKGKGKLTIKFEGEDGNTVEHEVYNFEGDGVALAMYNTDKSIYGFARSCFNQALSKGWPLYMSTKNTILKKYDGRFKDIFEEVYQNEFKAEFEKNGLTYEHRLIDDMVAAALKWNGNFVWACKNYDGDVQSDTVAQGFGSLGLMTSTLVTPDGKTMEAEAAHGTVTRHYRQHQEGKPTSTNPIASIFAWTRGLAFRGKLDDNQALIDFCTKLEQVCIETVESGIMTKDLAVCIHGSQVSKDHYVYTEEFLAALDKNLQAKLA; translated from the coding sequence ATGAGTAAAATCAAAGTAGCCAATCCTGTAGTAGAGTTGGATGGTGATGAAATGACCAGAATCATATGGAAGTTCATTAAAGACAAACTAATACTTCCATATCTAGACCTAGATATTAAATACTACGATCTGGGTGTTGAGCATAGAGACGCAACAGATGATCAGGTAACTGTTGATGCAGCAAACGCTATTAAGAAATACGGTGTAGGTATCAAATGTGCTACCATTACTCCTGACGAGCAACGTGTAGAAGAATTCAAGCTAAAGCAAATGTGGCGTAGCCCTAATGGTACTATCCGTAATATTTTGGACGGTACTGTTTTCCGCGAACCTATCGTTATACAAAACGTTCCAAGACTAGTTCCTAACTGGACTGCTCCTATCTGCATTGGTCGTCACGCATTTGGAGACCAATATAGAGCTACAGACATGGTGATAAAAGGTAAGGGTAAACTTACTATCAAGTTTGAGGGTGAGGATGGTAATACTGTAGAGCACGAGGTATACAACTTTGAAGGTGATGGCGTGGCACTAGCTATGTACAATACAGATAAGTCTATCTATGGTTTTGCACGCTCTTGCTTCAACCAAGCATTATCTAAAGGATGGCCTTTGTACATGTCTACCAAGAATACTATTCTTAAAAAGTACGATGGTCGTTTCAAAGATATATTTGAAGAAGTATACCAAAACGAATTCAAAGCTGAGTTTGAGAAAAACGGTCTTACTTACGAGCACCGATTGATAGATGACATGGTAGCTGCTGCATTGAAATGGAACGGCAACTTTGTTTGGGCATGTAAGAACTATGATGGTGACGTACAGAGTGATACTGTAGCACAAGGTTTTGGTTCTCTAGGTTTGATGACCTCTACCCTAGTTACTCCTGATGGTAAAACGATGGAAGCAGAGGCAGCACACGGTACGGTTACACGCCACTACCGCCAGCACCAAGAAGGCAAACCAACTTCTACCAACCCAATTGCATCAATATTCGCATGGACAAGAGGTTTAGCCTTCAGAGGCAAACTAGATGATAACCAAGCACTTATAGATTTCTGTACTAAATTGGAGCAAGTTTGTATAGAAACTGTAGAAAGCGGTATCATGACCAAAGACCTCGCAGTATGCATACATGGTAGCCAAGTAAGCAAAGACCATTATGTATATACTGAAGAGTTCCTTGCAGCACTAGACAAGAACTTACAAGCTAAATTGGCTTAA
- a CDS encoding T9SS type A sorting domain-containing protein, which produces MIARSKLDAKKHSLLLALGFLFFSINSWAQTPTIIAHPADQKACENSGTTFGITANGVTTYQWEVNDGTGWTTLSNAGQYSGTNTATLGIMNLSIAQAGYNYRCVLTDAGTNSINSNMATLTVYEVPNITNNPSNSRICLNDNTSFSIAAVGKDISYQWQVDDGSGWTDISNTGVYSNATTNTLSITTATATLNNNKYRCVVSGKCAPVAQSSSAVLNIDLPPTITTQPSDKTTCENAGTSFSIAATGTTLSYQWQEDNGTGYKNIINNSTYSGATTNKLNITANGTLNGYQYRCVVTGKCNPSETSNDATLTINYLPVVTKQPAHSTICEGENTQFHVAATGTNPTYQWQVDNGTGSFSNLSNNTIYSDVTTSVLKLKNPPTSYNGNKYRCIVSGTCSPDGVSSYGQLEILLTTQVLTNIAADTFCEGKLSTVMINSNGAGLKYQWQRNDGTGFKDIVNNATYSGEKTNMLAINNTPKSLQGQYIRCIVNGTCKSDTTENIKANILYKPEVVSSPTNVAVIQGQNASFEAEGKGTGIYYQWQASADGSNYSNINNNAIYSGTQTTKLTVSNVSMGQDGFLFRCMIKGLPSCSFTGAPTSAATLNVAPPLSVSNLNANNKVALYPNPATGNEITLTTSLTEPVDFIVINNMGKTVYKGQLNKQTTLETNNMTSGIYTVIFKSQVISLQPIRFTKL; this is translated from the coding sequence ATGATTGCTAGATCTAAACTAGACGCAAAAAAACATAGCCTACTTTTAGCCCTGGGCTTTTTGTTTTTCTCTATCAACTCTTGGGCACAAACACCAACTATCATTGCACACCCTGCAGACCAGAAAGCATGTGAAAATAGTGGCACTACTTTTGGCATTACCGCAAACGGTGTAACCACTTATCAATGGGAGGTAAACGACGGAACAGGATGGACTACATTATCAAACGCAGGACAGTACAGTGGAACAAATACAGCCACTCTTGGAATAATGAATCTTAGCATAGCTCAAGCCGGGTATAACTATAGATGTGTGCTAACTGATGCGGGTACTAACTCCATCAACTCCAATATGGCTACTTTGACCGTTTATGAAGTACCAAACATTACTAACAATCCTAGCAATTCAAGAATATGCTTGAATGACAACACTTCTTTTTCTATTGCTGCAGTAGGTAAAGATATAAGCTACCAATGGCAGGTAGATGATGGTAGCGGCTGGACAGATATAAGCAACACCGGCGTTTATAGTAACGCTACGACAAACACATTAAGCATTACAACAGCAACAGCTACACTTAACAACAATAAGTACAGATGTGTGGTTTCTGGCAAATGTGCACCTGTAGCACAGTCTTCATCGGCAGTACTAAACATTGATCTCCCTCCTACTATTACAACACAACCGAGTGATAAAACTACTTGTGAAAATGCAGGTACTAGTTTTTCTATTGCTGCAACAGGCACAACACTTTCTTACCAATGGCAAGAAGATAATGGTACAGGATATAAGAATATTATCAACAATAGTACTTACAGTGGTGCTACTACCAATAAGCTAAACATCACTGCTAACGGTACATTGAACGGTTATCAATACAGATGTGTAGTAACAGGAAAATGTAATCCTAGCGAAACTTCTAATGATGCTACTTTAACTATTAACTACCTACCCGTTGTTACTAAACAACCGGCACACAGCACTATTTGTGAAGGGGAGAATACGCAATTTCATGTAGCGGCTACTGGTACTAACCCAACTTACCAATGGCAAGTAGACAACGGTACAGGTAGCTTCAGCAACCTTTCTAACAACACTATATATAGCGATGTAACTACAAGTGTACTTAAACTAAAAAATCCACCGACATCATATAATGGTAATAAATACCGTTGTATCGTATCAGGTACTTGTAGCCCTGATGGTGTATCGAGCTACGGACAGTTGGAAATACTATTGACTACACAAGTGCTTACTAATATTGCTGCTGATACATTTTGTGAAGGAAAACTATCTACAGTAATGATCAATTCGAACGGAGCAGGACTAAAATATCAATGGCAAAGAAACGATGGAACAGGTTTCAAAGACATCGTGAACAATGCTACCTACTCAGGAGAAAAAACTAATATGTTAGCTATCAACAATACACCAAAAAGTCTTCAAGGGCAGTATATACGTTGTATTGTAAATGGTACTTGTAAAAGTGACACTACTGAAAACATAAAGGCTAACATTCTTTACAAACCTGAGGTGGTGAGCTCACCAACAAATGTTGCTGTAATTCAAGGTCAGAATGCTAGCTTTGAAGCAGAAGGTAAAGGAACAGGAATATACTACCAATGGCAGGCAAGTGCTGATGGCAGCAACTATTCTAACATTAACAATAATGCCATATACAGTGGAACACAAACAACAAAACTTACTGTATCTAATGTTTCGATGGGACAGGACGGTTTCTTATTCCGTTGTATGATCAAAGGTCTTCCAAGCTGCTCCTTCACAGGCGCTCCTACTAGTGCAGCAACGTTAAATGTTGCTCCTCCATTATCAGTTAGCAATTTGAACGCAAATAATAAAGTTGCATTATACCCTAACCCTGCAACAGGCAATGAAATAACACTAACAACTAGCTTGACAGAACCTGTTGACTTTATAGTTATAAACAATATGGGTAAAACTGTTTATAAAGGGCAACTAAACAAACAAACGACTCTTGAGACCAATAATATGACATCAGGTATTTATACAGTCATTTTCAAGAGCCAAGTAATTAGTTTACAACCAATTAGGTTTACCAAACTATAA
- a CDS encoding GEVED domain-containing protein has translation MKSRLLQYAMLLAVTSFFSNNILAQCSTTSPPPTSYCWDSDAIVSLTLGGVTTTPTPNCGNSSTGYTFYSTPVRSLVKGTTVSWTTTHPGVWTEGIAIWIDFNNDGVYSSSEEVAGNASNSSTSISGTFTVPTTATAASNVRMRVRCQYNPSSTWGNGANDACGGYTWGETEDYLVNICDAITVSAQPQNSMGCQNKNASFSVTASGAGGYQWQIDNGSGFTDITNNSTFSGATTSMLSINGLPASIDGANVRCIMSSSCSASVKDTSDPATVTVIANAKVNKQTGDLTTCEKIQTKFGVSASGAISGYKWQVLQKGAGSFVDVVNGGVYSGATSDSLAISQIPASMDGAILRCIVSSACEADTSDSIRVVVQPLPKVVKDPPNVSVIHGSDALFVIEAQGLNLTYRWQAGYQGVYSFINNNAIYSGVDNDSLKVASVSEAQNGFTYRCIISGKGNCAADPDTSSVAILNVLPPLNIANTTTKNSIQLYPNPASGNEITVTINNATKDLNYKIINTVGKTVYEGQLPNTANHNKTISIDGLSSGVYTFQVTNKNGTKISSIQFSKL, from the coding sequence ATGAAAAGTAGACTTCTACAATATGCGATGTTATTGGCGGTAACATCATTTTTTTCTAATAACATTTTAGCGCAATGCTCTACAACATCACCTCCCCCTACTTCATATTGTTGGGATTCTGATGCGATAGTATCACTTACACTTGGAGGTGTAACTACTACTCCTACTCCAAACTGTGGAAACTCGTCAACAGGGTATACGTTTTATTCTACACCTGTTAGAAGTTTAGTAAAAGGTACTACAGTTAGCTGGACCACAACCCACCCTGGTGTATGGACAGAAGGTATCGCTATCTGGATCGACTTCAATAACGATGGCGTATACTCTAGCAGTGAAGAAGTTGCAGGAAACGCGTCTAACTCTTCTACATCAATATCAGGGACTTTCACCGTTCCTACAACTGCTACAGCGGCTAGCAATGTAAGAATGAGAGTTCGTTGTCAATACAACCCATCATCTACTTGGGGTAACGGTGCTAACGATGCTTGTGGCGGTTATACTTGGGGAGAAACAGAAGACTACCTAGTAAATATTTGTGATGCAATTACAGTTTCTGCTCAGCCTCAAAATAGTATGGGTTGTCAAAACAAAAATGCTTCATTCTCAGTAACGGCTTCAGGTGCTGGTGGCTACCAATGGCAAATAGACAACGGTTCTGGTTTTACAGATATTACCAACAACAGTACATTCAGTGGTGCTACAACAAGCATGTTAAGTATTAATGGGCTTCCTGCATCTATCGATGGTGCTAACGTTCGTTGTATCATGAGTAGTTCTTGCAGCGCTAGTGTTAAAGATACTAGTGACCCTGCAACAGTAACAGTAATTGCTAACGCTAAAGTAAATAAGCAAACAGGAGACCTTACTACATGTGAAAAGATCCAAACAAAATTTGGTGTTAGTGCATCAGGTGCAATATCAGGCTACAAATGGCAAGTACTACAAAAAGGTGCAGGCTCTTTTGTTGATGTAGTAAATGGTGGTGTATATAGTGGTGCTACTAGTGATAGTTTAGCTATTAGCCAGATACCTGCTTCTATGGATGGTGCTATTCTACGTTGTATCGTATCAAGTGCTTGCGAAGCAGACACTTCAGACTCTATAAGAGTAGTAGTTCAACCTCTACCAAAAGTTGTAAAAGATCCGCCAAATGTTTCTGTTATTCATGGCAGTGATGCACTATTTGTAATAGAAGCACAAGGGCTTAATCTTACATACAGATGGCAAGCAGGTTATCAAGGCGTGTATTCTTTCATTAACAACAATGCTATCTATTCAGGTGTTGATAATGACTCTCTTAAAGTAGCTAGTGTTTCTGAAGCTCAGAATGGATTTACTTATCGTTGTATCATATCAGGTAAGGGCAACTGTGCTGCTGACCCTGACACTAGTTCTGTTGCAATACTTAATGTATTACCTCCATTGAATATCGCTAATACAACAACTAAAAACAGTATTCAACTTTACCCTAACCCTGCTTCAGGTAACGAAATAACTGTTACTATAAACAATGCTACAAAAGATTTGAATTATAAAATAATCAATACAGTAGGAAAAACTGTTTATGAAGGTCAATTGCCAAATACAGCAAACCATAATAAAACAATATCAATTGATGGTTTGAGTTCTGGTGTTTATACATTCCAAGTAACAAATAAAAATGGAACTAAAATTTCTTCAATACAGTTCTCTAAGTTATAA
- a CDS encoding TonB-dependent receptor, whose amino-acid sequence MVCRYILPVIIFMLPTCVYAQDSTKRAKLQEVEITDEKDNNFGHMYQVDGMKITAGKKSEVINVEKLTVNKATNNTRQVYAKVAGLNIFENDGSGLQLSIGGRGLDPNRTANFNVRQNGYDISADALGYPESYYTPPAEALSKIEILKGAAGLQYGTQFGGLLNFEMKQPGAKKAFTLESRQTAGSFGFFSSYNAISGTKGKLKYFAYAHYKRGDGWRPNSKFESFNGYVDLHYQVSEKSKIGLEYTHLNYIAQQPGGLNDKMFEEDPRQSNRTRNWFAVNWDLIDLEWEYRISSRTQIQTRAYGLLASRKAVGYLENYPSRTDNGGERTLLTGEFQNLTLESRILNRYTIGKQMQVILGGIRAYRGYNSNLLGKVNNGSGADFSFSDESSQVNADYSFPNLNLAAFVENIFRLTSKWSITPGIRAEYIKTQANGFYVNRVVDQAGNVIQNQKIDEQKELPRSFILLGVGSNYKLNKSMELYGNFSQNYRSVTFTDIRITTPSLEVDPNIKDEKGWSSDLGIRGNFNNLVQYDVSAFFLRYANRIGEYQYKKGNQVIRRRGNIGAAQIYGLETFAEVNILNAFKTVPQKWRASIYSNLAITQSEYTESPQKNIVGKELEYVPLINWKAGIQLGYKKLKLTYQFSHMGKQYTDATNAEDGGSSGVNGAVPTYQLMDVSISWSWKWLILEGSVNNIADAHYFTRRATGYPGPGIIPGDGRSYFLTVGCKL is encoded by the coding sequence ATGGTTTGTAGATATATACTACCTGTAATAATATTCATGCTACCCACTTGTGTATATGCACAAGACAGTACTAAGCGTGCCAAACTACAGGAAGTAGAAATAACGGACGAGAAGGATAACAACTTTGGTCATATGTACCAAGTAGATGGCATGAAGATAACTGCAGGCAAAAAGTCGGAAGTTATTAATGTTGAAAAGCTAACCGTTAATAAAGCAACTAACAACACAAGACAGGTATATGCAAAAGTAGCAGGGTTAAACATTTTTGAAAATGATGGATCTGGCTTGCAATTGAGTATTGGCGGCAGAGGATTGGACCCTAACAGAACAGCTAACTTCAATGTAAGACAAAATGGCTATGATATTAGTGCAGACGCATTAGGCTATCCTGAAAGTTATTATACCCCACCAGCCGAAGCCTTATCAAAAATAGAAATACTTAAAGGAGCAGCAGGTTTGCAATACGGTACTCAATTTGGAGGATTGCTAAACTTTGAGATGAAACAACCCGGTGCTAAAAAGGCCTTTACGCTTGAAAGCAGACAAACCGCTGGTTCTTTTGGTTTCTTTAGCTCTTACAATGCTATAAGTGGCACGAAAGGAAAACTAAAATACTTTGCCTATGCACATTATAAAAGAGGTGATGGCTGGAGACCAAATAGCAAGTTTGAATCTTTTAATGGCTATGTAGACCTACACTACCAAGTAAGTGAGAAGAGCAAAATAGGTCTGGAGTATACACACCTCAATTATATTGCACAGCAACCAGGAGGATTGAATGATAAAATGTTTGAAGAAGACCCAAGACAGAGCAACCGTACCAGAAATTGGTTTGCCGTAAACTGGGACTTGATAGACCTAGAGTGGGAATATAGAATATCCTCACGCACACAGATCCAAACTCGTGCCTATGGTCTATTAGCTTCAAGAAAAGCTGTAGGCTACTTAGAGAACTACCCATCGAGAACAGACAATGGAGGTGAACGTACACTATTGACAGGCGAATTTCAAAACCTAACGTTAGAGTCCAGAATACTGAATAGATATACCATAGGCAAACAAATGCAGGTAATACTAGGCGGCATAAGAGCTTATAGAGGTTATAATAGCAACCTATTAGGCAAAGTGAATAATGGTTCAGGGGCTGACTTTTCTTTTTCTGATGAATCATCTCAGGTTAATGCCGACTATTCTTTCCCTAACCTAAACCTTGCAGCATTTGTAGAAAACATTTTCAGACTAACGTCAAAATGGAGCATTACACCTGGTATTCGTGCAGAATACATTAAGACGCAAGCCAATGGTTTTTATGTAAACAGAGTGGTAGACCAAGCTGGCAATGTAATACAGAACCAAAAAATTGATGAACAGAAAGAGTTGCCAAGGTCTTTTATCTTATTGGGCGTAGGAAGTAATTATAAGCTGAACAAGAGTATGGAGCTATACGGCAACTTCTCTCAAAACTATCGCTCTGTTACTTTTACTGATATACGTATCACCACCCCTTCGCTTGAAGTAGACCCAAATATCAAAGATGAAAAAGGATGGAGCTCTGATCTAGGTATTAGAGGCAATTTCAACAACCTGGTTCAATATGACGTGAGTGCATTCTTTTTACGTTATGCTAATCGTATAGGAGAATATCAGTATAAAAAAGGTAATCAGGTTATTCGTAGAAGAGGCAATATTGGAGCTGCTCAGATATATGGCTTAGAGACCTTTGCTGAAGTAAACATACTGAACGCGTTCAAAACTGTACCGCAAAAATGGCGTGCCAGCATTTATTCTAACCTTGCTATTACACAATCAGAATATACCGAGAGCCCTCAAAAAAATATTGTTGGTAAGGAACTGGAATACGTGCCATTGATCAACTGGAAAGCGGGCATACAATTAGGGTATAAAAAACTTAAGCTAACCTATCAGTTTAGCCACATGGGCAAACAGTATACTGATGCTACTAATGCTGAAGACGGTGGTAGTAGTGGTGTTAATGGAGCTGTGCCTACTTATCAGCTAATGGACGTATCTATATCCTGGAGCTGGAAATGGCTAATACTAGAAGGCAGTGTTAATAACATAGCGGATGCCCATTACTTCACTAGAAGAGCTACAGGATACCCGGGACCAGGCATTATACCAGGAGATGGAAGGAGCTACTTTTTAACTGTAGGTTGTAAGCTATAA
- a CDS encoding HTTM domain-containing protein, giving the protein MFQFKKHILSKAYLEQPVHTAALAAFRFLFGVMIFGSTLRFWLKGWIEELYITPTYFFSYYGFEWVKPLGGYTYIIFAICGISALFFALGYFYRLASILLFLSFTYIELMDKTNYLNHYYFVSLVLFLMMWLPANVNYALDTLRKPQITRQYIPRWTLGSIRLMMGIVYVYAGLAKLNSDWLIEAMPLRLWLPANNDMPVIGFLFNKIWVAYFFSWFGAIYDLTIPFFLLNRKTRPFAYATVIIFHLMTAILFPIGVFPFVMIFSALVFFESKDIDAILNKLNLKSKNISTQYTFSKFSFTPIRHKITLSVFAIFFTLQVLLPWRYLLYPNELFWTEEGYRFSWRVMLMEKMGYAQFVVKDSETGEKIAVNNNEFLTRNQEKMMATQPDFILQYASFLKETFTKRGVNNPQVYATSYVALNGRRSKLFVDTSIDLGKEKNSFKHKTWLLAFNDTINGL; this is encoded by the coding sequence ATGTTTCAATTTAAAAAGCACATATTATCAAAAGCCTATTTAGAGCAGCCTGTACACACAGCTGCTCTTGCTGCTTTTCGCTTTTTATTTGGCGTAATGATCTTTGGCAGCACATTGCGTTTTTGGCTAAAGGGATGGATAGAAGAATTATACATTACCCCAACCTACTTTTTCTCTTATTATGGCTTTGAATGGGTAAAGCCATTAGGGGGATACACCTACATTATTTTTGCTATCTGTGGTATCAGTGCACTTTTCTTTGCTCTAGGATATTTTTATAGGTTGGCATCAATACTCTTGTTTCTAAGCTTTACCTATATAGAGCTAATGGATAAGACCAACTACCTCAACCATTACTACTTTGTATCATTAGTGTTGTTTTTAATGATGTGGTTGCCTGCTAATGTCAACTATGCCTTAGACACCTTAAGGAAACCACAAATTACTCGTCAGTATATACCAAGATGGACATTGGGTAGCATACGGCTCATGATGGGTATTGTGTATGTATATGCAGGTTTGGCAAAACTAAATAGCGACTGGCTAATAGAAGCTATGCCATTAAGATTATGGCTTCCTGCTAATAATGATATGCCTGTTATTGGCTTTTTATTCAATAAGATATGGGTGGCTTATTTCTTTAGTTGGTTTGGCGCTATCTATGATCTTACCATACCATTCTTCTTACTCAATAGAAAAACAAGACCTTTTGCATATGCTACTGTTATCATTTTTCATTTGATGACGGCAATACTATTCCCTATTGGTGTTTTCCCTTTTGTAATGATATTTTCGGCACTGGTATTTTTTGAGAGTAAAGACATAGATGCTATACTTAATAAACTGAATTTAAAATCGAAGAACATATCAACTCAATACACCTTTTCAAAATTTTCTTTTACTCCTATCAGACATAAAATAACATTATCTGTATTTGCTATATTCTTTACGCTACAAGTGTTGCTACCTTGGAGGTATCTACTCTACCCCAACGAGCTTTTCTGGACAGAGGAAGGATATCGTTTTTCGTGGCGGGTAATGCTCATGGAAAAAATGGGCTACGCACAATTTGTAGTGAAGGATAGTGAAACTGGAGAAAAAATAGCTGTTAACAACAATGAGTTTCTTACAAGAAATCAGGAAAAGATGATGGCTACCCAGCCTGACTTCATTTTACAATACGCTAGCTTCTTGAAAGAGACTTTTACAAAACGTGGTGTTAACAACCCGCAGGTATATGCTACAAGTTATGTAGCACTTAATGGTAGAAGAAGTAAACTATTTGTTGACACTTCTATTGATTTAGGGAAAGAGAAAAACTCATTTAAACATAAAACTTGGCTGCTGGCCTTTAACGATACGATAAATGGTTTGTAG